From Rutidosis leptorrhynchoides isolate AG116_Rl617_1_P2 chromosome 3, CSIRO_AGI_Rlap_v1, whole genome shotgun sequence, a single genomic window includes:
- the LOC139898864 gene encoding protein BYPASS1-LIKE-like, translating into MRTEYQGSSSPNFTNFGRSILSMKRDPVVHSIDHETPNQDNEVEAFQRQVAQRFLDLSLVDSYELLTVSWISKLLDVFLCCQEEFKVILYNNKSSLSKQPMDKLVSDYFERSVKGLDVCNAIRDGIEQIRQWKKQLEIVLCALDNEKSLGEGQIRRAKKALIDLAIGMLDEKESSSNLGHRNRSFGRYQKDSQRHNSLKNFRSLSCSVSRSWSASKQLQAIGNNIVAPKTNEIIATNGLALAVYTMSYVFLFVMWALVAAIPCQDRGLQLHFNVPKSFAWGSPIFSLHERILDEAKKRERKNTCGLLKEINGIEQSARYMNELTDSIQFPFGGEKEEEVRKRVEELKVVYGALKNGLDPLEKQVRDVFHRIVKSRSQGLDSRK; encoded by the coding sequence ATGCGAACAGAGTATCAAGGTTCATCATCACCAAATTTCACAAATTTTGGGCGTTCAATTCTTAGTATGAAACGTGATCCAGTGGTTCATTCTATAGATCATGAAACCCCAAATCAAGATAATGAAGTTGAAGCTTTTCAAAGACAGGTAGCTCAAAGATTTCTTGATTTATCATTAGTTGATTCATATGAACTGTTAACTGTTTCTTGGATTTCAAAGCTTCTAGATGTTTTCTTGTGTTGTCAAGAAGAATTTAAAGTTATATTGTACAATAATAAATCTTCATTGAGTAAACAACCAATGGATAAGTTAGTATCTGATTATTTTGAGAGGAGTGTTAAGGGTTTAGATGTTTGTAATGCTATTAGAGATGGAATTGAGCAAATTAGACAATGGAAGAAACAATTGGAAATTGTTTTATGTGCATTAGATAATGAAAAAAGTCTTGGTGAAGGTCAAATTCGTAGAGCGAAAAAGGCCTTGATTGATTTAGCAATTGGTATGCTTGATGAGAAAGAATCAAGCTCAAATCTTGGTCATAGAAACCGATCGTTCGGGCGGTACCAAAAGGATTCTCAAAGACATAACTCTTTAAAGAATTTTAGATCATTATCTTGTAGTGTTTCGAGATCTTGGTCGGCTTCTAAACAACTCCAAGCGATTGGGAACAACATTGTTGCTCCAAAAACTAATGAGATTATTGCCACTAATGGACTTGCATTGGCTGTTTATACTATGAGTTATGTGTTTTTATTCGTGATGTGGGCTTTAGTGGCTGCAATCCCTTGTCAAGATCGCGGGTTACAATTACATTTCAACGTGCCTAAAAGTTTCGCGTGGGGGAGCCCGATTTTCTCGTTGCATGAGAGAATTTTAGATGAGGCTAAAAAAAGGGAAAGGAAGAACACTTGTGGGTTATTGAAGGAGATTAATGGGATTGAGCAATCAGCTCGTTATATGAATGAATTAACGGATTCAATCCAATTTCCATTTGGGGGCGAAAAGGAAGAAGAGGTTAGAAAACGAGTAGAGGAATTAAAGGTTGTTTATGGAGCTTTGAAGAACGGATTGGATCCGTTGGAGAAGCAAGTTAGGGATGTATTTCATCGAATTGTTAAAAGTAGAAGTCAAGGGCTTGATTCAAGGAAGTGA